From the genome of Chanos chanos chromosome 5, fChaCha1.1, whole genome shotgun sequence, one region includes:
- the keap1a gene encoding kelch-like ECH-associated protein 1A: protein MLCPRKKRPTKDEDFSAIVVPSMKGHGYLDYTIETHPCRALRIMDELRHHEMLCDLVLHVTYKDKIVDFKVHKIVLAACSPYFRAMFTSNFRECHASEVTLKDVCPQVVERLIDYAYTSRITVGEKCVLHVLLGAMRYQMEDVAKACCDFLIKNLEPSNVIGISRFAEEIGCTELHLRSREYINTHFNEVTKEEEFFSLSHCQLLELISQDSLKVLCETEVYKACIEWVRWDVENRAQYFHALLNAVHIYALPPKFLKRQLQSCPILSKANSCKDFLSKIFQEMALRKPLPPAPHRGNQLIYIAGGYKQHSLDTMEAFDPRRNTWLRLADMPTPCSGLGACVLFGLLYTVGGRNLSLQNNTESSALCCYNPMTNQWTQLASLSAPRNRVGIGVIDGSIYAVGGSHGSTHHNSVERYDPETNRWTLLAPMSVARLGAGVVSCGGALYVAGGFDGENRWKTVERYHPDTDTWQQVAPMDSVRSGLGLVYLDNYLYAVGGYDGRTQLNTMERYNVSRDLWEPLASMKHCRSAHGTTVFQGKIFVLGGFNQGGFLSSVECYCPELNEWTYVSDMPVGRSGMGIAVTMEPCPGNLPEEEEEEEV, encoded by the exons ATGCTATGTCCAAGGAAAAAGAGGCCCACTAAAGATGAGGATTTTTCTGCCATTGTTGTGCCCTCTATGAAGGGTCATGGTTACCTTGACTACACTATTGAGACTCATCCGTGCAGAGCCCTGAGGATCATGGATGAATTGCGTCACCATGAGATGCTTTGTGACTTGGTCCTTCATGTCACTTACAAAGATAAGATTGTGGATTTCAAG GTGCATAAAATTGTCCTGGCTGCATGCAGTCCTTATTTCAGAGCCATGTTCACCAGTAACTTCAGGGAGTGCCATGCATCTGAGGTGACCCTGAAAGACGTGTGTCCTCAGGTCGTAGAGCGGCTCATAGACTATGCCTACACGTCCCGCATTACGGTGGGAGAGAAATGCGTCCTGCACGTTCTGCTTGGAGCCATGCGTTACCAAATGGAAGACGTGGCTAAAGCGTGTTGTGACTTCCTCATCAAGAACCTGGAGCCTTCCAATGTCATCGGCATCTCCAGGTTCGCAGAGGAGATTGGCTGCACTGAGCTGCATCTGCGCAGCAGAGAGTACatcaacacacactttaatgaG GTGACAAAGGAGGAAGAGTTTTTCAGCCTGTCTCATTGTCAGCTGCTAGAGCTGATCAGTCAGGACAGCCTGAAGGTGCTGTGTGAAACAGAGGTCTACAAAGCCTGCATCGAGTGGGTGCGCTGGGACGTGGAGAATCGGGCTCAGTACTTCCACGCCCTTCTCAACGCCGTCCACATTTATGCACTTCCGCCCAAGTTCCTCAAGAGACAGCTTCAGTCCTGCCCCATACTCAGCAAGGCCAACTCTTGCAAGGACTTCCTTTCCAAGATCTTCCAGGAGATGGCACTCAGAAAGCCTCTGCCCCCAGCACCCCACAGGGGCAATCAGCTGATCTACATTGCCGGGGGCTACAAGCAGCACTCCCTGGATACCATGGAGGCCTTTGACCCCCGGAGAAACACGTGGCTTCGGCTAGCAGACATGCCCACCCCGTGTAGTGGGCTCGGAGCGTGCGTCCTGTTCGGCCTCCTCTACACCGTCGGGGGTCGTAACCTCTCTTTGCAGAATAATACAGAGTCAAGTGCCCTGTGCTGCTACAACCCTATGACCAACCAGTGGACCCAGCTGGCCTCACTCAGCGCGCCCCGAAATCGAGTTGGTATCGGGGTCATTGATGGGAGTATCTATGCTGTAGGAGGGTCCCATGGCTCCACCCATCATAATAGCGTTGAGAG GTATGATCCAGAAACGAACCGCTGGACTTTGCTGGCCCCAATGTCTGTTGCTCGGCTGGGTGCGGGTGTGGTGTCTTGTGGGGGGGCTCTGTATGTGGCAGGGGGCTTTGATGGGGAGAATCGCTGGAAGACGGTGGAACGATATCACCCCGACACTGATACCTGGCAACAGGTAGCACCTATGGACTCAGTACGGAGTGGGTTAG GACTGGTGTACTTAGACAACTATCTGTATGCGGTGGGAGGATATGACGGCAGAACTCAGCTGAACACTATGGAGCGCTATAATGTGTCCAGAGACCTATGGGAACCGTTAGCCTCGATGAAGCACTGTCGCAGTGCTCATGGCACCACCGTCTTTCAGGGCAAGATCTTTGTGCTGG GTGGCTTTAACCAAGGAGGGTTCTTGTCCAGTGTGGAATGCTACTGTCCAGAGTTGAATGAATGGACTTACGTATCAGACATGCCTGTGGGACGCAGTGGAATGGGCATCGCTGTAACCATGGAGCCATGCCCTGGCAACCTtcctgaggaggaagaggaggaggaggtgtga
- the crlf1a gene encoding cytokine receptor-like factor 1a, with protein MITLLFIILLTPGVLSSSTQVATIYPQDPALLIGSSLTATCSVNPDHGLHAGSLYWTLNGKRLPSSSYSVLSPTVLSVTLPRLSGSRQRSGDNLVCHNSAGHVLAGSCLYVGMPPEKPVNLTCWSRNTKDLTCKWAPGGQGETFIKTKYTLKYKLRWYGREKECEDYSAGQPYTCYIPRDLALFTPYEIWVEASNQLGTATSDVIYLDILDVVTTDPPADVHVSRVGELEDQLTVRWGTPPALKDFLFQAKYQIRYRLEDSTEWKVVDDVGNQTSCRLAGLRPGTVYFVQVRCNPVGILGSRKAGIWSDWSHPTAASTPHSERLLSGSCDSKAGQQNSTLRRDLKQFFGWVRKHAYGCSGMSIKLYDQWRVWLQKSHKTRNQVLQGDKS; from the exons ATGATAACAttattgtttatcattttgCTTACTCCCGGCGTGCTGTCGTCCTCGACCC AGGTGGCTACCATCTACCCTCAGGATCCAGCTTTGCTCATCGGCTCAAGCCTAACCGCGACTTGCTCGGTGAATCCTGATCACGGTCTGCACGCAGGCTCACTGTACTGGACGCTGAATGGGAAACGACTGCCCAGCAGTTCCTACAGCGTTCTCAGCCCCACCGTTCTCAGCGTCACGCTTCCCCGTCTCAGCGGTTCACGTCAGCGCTCCGGAGACAACTTAGTGTGCCACAACAGCGCTGGCCACGTACTCGCTGGCTCCTGCCTCTACGTCGGCA tgCCTCCTGAGAAACCAGTCAACCTGACCTGCTGGTCCAGGAACACCAAAGATCTCACCTGTAAATGGGCCCCAGGGGGTCAAGGGGAGACATTCattaaaaccaaatacacactcaAGTATAAGCTAAG GTGGTATGGGCGGGAAAAAGAATGTGAGGACTACAGCGCAGGGCAGCCGTACACATGTTACATCCCACGTGACCTCGCCCTCTTCACCCCCTATGAGATCTGGGTGGAGGCATCCAACCAACTGGGAACTGCCACATCTGATGTCATCTACCTGGATATCCTAGATGTGG TGACCACAGACCCGCCGGCTGACGTGCATGTGAGTCGTGTAGGCGAGTTAGAAGATCAGTTGACTGTGCGTTGGGGCACGCCACCAGCCCTCAAAGATTTCCTCTTTCAGGCCAAATACCAGATCCGCTACAGGCTCGAGGACAGCACTGAGTGGAAG gTCGTTGATGACGTGGGGAATCAGACGTCCTGCAGACTGGCGGGACTCAGGCCGGGCACGGTGTACTTTGTTCAGGTACGCTGTAATCCAGTGGGGATACTGGGCTCGAGGAAGGCTGGCATCTGGAGTGACTGGAGCCACCCGACGGCTGCTTCCACGCCACACAGCG AGAGGCTGCTGAGTGGCTCATGTGATTCGAAGGCGGGCCAACAGAACTCGACGCTGCGCCGGGACCTGAAGCAGTTTTTTGGCTGGGTGCGTAAACATGCCTATGGCTGCAGCGGTATGAGCATCAAACTTTACGATCAATGGCGTGTCTGGCTGCAGAAATCCCACAAAACACGCAACCAG GTTCTTCAAGGAGATAAATCATAG
- the odf3l2a gene encoding outer dense fiber protein 3-like protein 2a yields the protein MEEVVKRRPIIAGRERGPGPGRYALPPTIGYINHDYTKPSSPAYSFHSRMSSNMVSVDSSPGPQYHIDAKMTRFGRDGTPSYSMLGRKKRTHDTFQTPGPGAYSPERAPPLNHHIRPPSYTMAFRTRYRSLDAVPAPSKYSLPVLLGPQVPNKPSSASYSMSGRRKSGGPSEDLSMTPGPGRYNSTDPNVYLSRQPSFSIQSRHTVPSDVTRKPGPGTHSPEKVTAHLPRPPSYSLGIRHSEFVTPLVIDVSD from the exons ATGGAAGAGGTGGTAAAAAGACGTCCGATAATCGCTGGCAGGGAAAGGG GGCCTGGACCTGGGCGCTATGCTCTTCCTCCAACCATTGGTTATATAAACCATGACTATACAAAGCCCAGCAGTCCTGCCTACTCCTTCCATAGCCGCATGAGCAGTAACA TGGTTTCTGTGGATTCCAGCCCTGGTCCTCAGTATCACATTGATGCCAAAATGACCCGCTTTGGCAGAGATGGCACACCTTCTTATTCAATGCTGGGCAGAAAGAAGCGTACGC ATGACACCTTCCAGACCCCAGGTCCAGGAGCCTATAGCCCTGAGAGAGCTCCTCCCCTAAACCATCATATCAGACCCCCCTCCTACACCATGGCTTTCCGCACACGTTACCGCTCCTTGGACGCTGTGCCTGCACCCAGCAAATACAGCCTTCCTGTGCTCCTGGGCCCCCAAGTGCCCAACAAACCATCCAGTGCCAGCTATTCGATGTCAGGCCGGAGGAAGTCCGGGGGACCGTCCGAGGACCTGTCGATGACGCCGGGGCCCGGTCGATACAACAGCACGGACCCAAACGTGTATTTGAGTCGACAGCCATCTTTCTCTATTCAAAGCCGCCACACCGTCCCCTCAGACGTCACACGCAAACCCGGCCCAGGCACCCACAGTCCAGAGAAAGTCACAGCGCACCTTCCCCGACCACCATCCTACTCCCTGGGCATCAGACACTCTGAGTTTGTGACTCCTCTGGTTATCGATGTGTCAGATTGA